A genomic region of Halopelagius longus contains the following coding sequences:
- a CDS encoding NAD(P)-dependent alcohol dehydrogenase, which yields MEIEAAVVEEEGGPFDIETVELDDPQANEVVVRVVGAGVCHTDMIVRDQWYPTPLPAVLGHEGSGVVEEVGANVASVEPGDRVVMSFDADGRCPSCRDGHPAYCEHFYEYNFGGARPEDGTSPISRDGEEISGRFFGQSSFATHAVATERNVVPVEDDVPLELLGPLGCGIQTGAGAVINSLDPQAGSSIVVFGAGSVGLSAVMAADIKGCTDVVVVELRENRLEKAAALGATETVNPDDVDDVVETVRQVTDGGVEYALETTGVTDVAEQAVETLTQRGTLGIAGAPPLGAEASFDVNDLILNGRSVTGIVEGDSSPREFIPDLVELYRQGKFPFDELVTYYDFEEIEQAVEDSENGDAIKPVLRVSEP from the coding sequence ATGGAGATCGAAGCCGCGGTAGTCGAAGAAGAGGGGGGACCGTTCGACATCGAGACCGTAGAACTGGACGACCCGCAGGCGAACGAAGTCGTCGTCCGCGTCGTCGGGGCCGGCGTCTGCCACACGGACATGATCGTCCGCGACCAGTGGTATCCGACGCCGCTTCCGGCGGTCCTCGGGCACGAAGGCTCCGGCGTCGTCGAAGAGGTGGGAGCGAACGTCGCGTCGGTCGAACCGGGCGACCGCGTCGTCATGAGTTTCGACGCCGACGGACGCTGCCCCAGTTGCCGAGACGGACACCCCGCGTACTGCGAGCACTTCTACGAATACAACTTCGGCGGCGCGCGACCGGAGGACGGTACGTCCCCGATTTCGCGCGACGGCGAGGAGATAAGCGGCCGATTCTTCGGCCAGTCGTCGTTCGCCACCCACGCCGTCGCCACCGAGCGAAACGTCGTCCCCGTCGAAGACGACGTTCCCTTGGAACTGCTGGGGCCGTTGGGGTGCGGCATCCAAACCGGTGCGGGAGCGGTCATCAACTCGCTGGACCCGCAGGCGGGGTCGTCCATCGTCGTCTTCGGCGCGGGGTCGGTCGGTCTCTCGGCGGTCATGGCCGCGGATATCAAGGGCTGTACCGACGTCGTCGTCGTCGAACTCCGGGAGAACCGCCTCGAAAAGGCGGCCGCCCTCGGTGCGACCGAGACGGTGAACCCCGACGACGTAGACGACGTCGTCGAAACGGTCCGACAGGTGACCGACGGGGGAGTCGAGTACGCCCTCGAAACGACCGGCGTCACCGACGTCGCCGAACAGGCCGTCGAGACGCTCACCCAACGCGGGACGCTCGGAATCGCCGGTGCGCCGCCGTTGGGTGCCGAAGCGAGTTTCGACGTGAACGACCTCATCCTCAACGGTCGCTCCGTCACCGGAATCGTCGAGGGCGACTCCTCGCCGCGGGAGTTCATCCCGGACCTCGTCGAGTTGTACCGACAGGGGAAGTTCCCCTTCGACGAACTCGTGACGTACTACGACTTCGAGGAGATAGAGCAGGCCGTCGAAGACTCCGAGAACGGCGACGCCATCAAGCCGGTTCTCCGGGTCAGCGAACCGTAA
- the ddh gene encoding D-2-hydroxyacid dehydrogenase, producing MPTRVAIHSSVERIFPAEKLRSLLSEYDAEVSDDVAGFDAVVSFGHEPEFLEADLDWIHCVRAGYDEFPLDALRERGIRLTNSTGLHGDSVGETALGFMLQFARRLHRYRSDQADKAWDPPAWDEAFTLNGESVCVVGLGTLGLGVARRADALGMDVTGVRRTPTPVEHVSEVYTPDALVEAISDARFVALTVPLTDETEGLLGAAEFDAMREDAYLVNVARGGVVDQSALVSALRSGDIAGAGLDVFEEEPLPTDSPLWEMENVVVTPHAAAATVDYADRIAALVRENVRRREAGDSLTNLVV from the coding sequence ATGCCTACGCGAGTCGCCATCCACTCGTCCGTCGAGCGAATCTTCCCGGCGGAGAAGTTGCGGTCGCTCCTCTCGGAGTACGATGCCGAGGTGAGCGACGACGTGGCCGGGTTCGACGCCGTCGTCTCGTTCGGTCACGAACCGGAGTTTCTGGAAGCCGACCTCGATTGGATTCACTGCGTCCGCGCCGGGTACGACGAATTTCCGCTCGACGCCCTCCGCGAACGCGGGATACGGCTGACGAACAGCACCGGCCTCCACGGCGACTCGGTCGGCGAGACTGCGCTGGGGTTCATGCTCCAGTTCGCGCGCCGCCTCCACCGCTACCGGAGCGACCAAGCCGACAAGGCGTGGGACCCGCCGGCGTGGGACGAGGCGTTCACCCTGAACGGCGAGTCCGTCTGCGTCGTCGGCCTCGGAACGCTCGGTCTGGGCGTCGCCCGCCGCGCGGACGCCCTCGGGATGGACGTCACCGGCGTCCGTCGGACGCCGACGCCCGTCGAACACGTCTCGGAGGTGTACACCCCCGACGCGTTGGTCGAGGCGATATCGGACGCGCGGTTCGTCGCCCTCACCGTCCCGTTGACCGACGAGACGGAGGGACTCCTCGGCGCGGCCGAATTCGACGCGATGCGGGAGGACGCCTACCTCGTCAACGTCGCCCGCGGCGGCGTCGTCGACCAGTCGGCCCTCGTCTCCGCCCTCCGGTCGGGCGACATCGCCGGCGCGGGCCTCGACGTGTTCGAGGAGGAACCCCTCCCGACGGACTCCCCGTTGTGGGAGATGGAGAACGTCGTCGTCACCCCGCACGCCGCCGCCGCGACGGTCGATTACGCCGACCGAATCGCGGCGCTCGTCCGCGAGAACGTCCGCCGGCGCGAGGCGGGCGACTCCCTGACCAACCTCGTCGTCTGA
- a CDS encoding acyl-CoA thioesterase yields the protein MVDLEETYIENRVLVQPDDTNNYDMAHGGNVMKWMDEVGAMSAMRFSGETCVTARMEGVDFHRPIPRGDTALIEAYVYDSGTTSVKVRLRVFREDPLTGETELTTESYFVYVAIDEDGDPTEVPNLSVSSERSRELREEALSDEREDAARTA from the coding sequence ATGGTCGATCTGGAGGAGACGTACATCGAGAACCGGGTGCTGGTCCAACCTGACGACACGAACAACTACGACATGGCTCACGGGGGCAACGTCATGAAGTGGATGGACGAGGTGGGAGCGATGTCCGCGATGCGGTTCTCGGGGGAGACGTGCGTCACCGCCCGCATGGAGGGCGTCGACTTCCACCGACCGATTCCGCGCGGGGACACCGCACTCATCGAAGCGTACGTCTACGACTCCGGGACGACCAGCGTCAAGGTCCGTCTCCGCGTCTTCCGGGAGGACCCCCTCACGGGCGAGACGGAACTGACGACGGAGTCGTACTTCGTCTACGTCGCCATCGACGAGGACGGCGACCCGACGGAGGTGCCGAACCTGAGCGTCTCCTCCGAGCGGTCCCGGGAACTCCGCGAAGAAGCCCTGTCCGACGAACGAGAGGACGCCGCCCGGACGGCCTGA
- a CDS encoding glutaredoxin family protein, with protein MSITLYALDGCPYCEKVHDALEDGGVEYETEWVEALHSERNEVKRVSGQRSVPVLVDEERGVTMNESDNILRYVEETLAAT; from the coding sequence ATGAGCATCACGCTGTACGCTCTCGACGGGTGCCCGTACTGCGAGAAGGTCCACGACGCCCTCGAAGACGGCGGCGTCGAGTACGAGACGGAGTGGGTCGAAGCGCTCCACTCCGAACGGAACGAGGTCAAGCGCGTCAGCGGTCAGCGCTCCGTTCCGGTACTCGTCGACGAGGAACGCGGCGTGACGATGAACGAGAGCGACAACATCCTCCGGTACGTCGAGGAGACGTTGGCGGCCACATGA
- a CDS encoding cob(I)yrinic acid a,c-diamide adenosyltransferase yields the protein MKIYTGRGDEGMTDLRDMSRVSKTSARIEAYGTVDEANALIGTVRPTGYDDVDEKLERVQNHLHVVQADLANPDPDEDDPVTTADHVEELESFIDEADEELDQLNSFILPSGSDAGSKLHHARAVTRRAERRTVELASEEPVNEQTVAYLNRLSDALFTLARLVNKRDGVREDAPTY from the coding sequence ATGAAGATATACACCGGCCGCGGCGACGAGGGGATGACCGACCTCCGGGACATGTCCCGGGTGTCGAAGACCAGCGCCCGCATCGAAGCCTACGGGACGGTGGACGAGGCGAACGCGCTGATCGGAACTGTCCGCCCCACGGGGTACGACGACGTGGACGAGAAACTCGAACGCGTCCAGAACCACCTCCACGTCGTGCAGGCGGACCTCGCGAACCCGGACCCCGACGAGGACGACCCGGTCACCACGGCGGACCACGTCGAGGAACTGGAGTCGTTCATCGACGAGGCCGACGAGGAACTGGACCAACTGAACTCCTTCATCCTCCCGAGTGGGAGCGACGCCGGGTCGAAACTCCACCACGCGCGCGCGGTGACGCGCAGGGCGGAGCGCCGAACCGTCGAACTGGCGTCGGAGGAACCGGTGAACGAGCAGACCGTCGCCTACCTGAACCGCCTCTCGGACGCCCTGTTCACCCTCGCGCGCCTCGTGAACAAGCGCGACGGCGTCCGCGAGGACGCCCCGACGTACTGA
- a CDS encoding DUF7553 family protein translates to MNKHFEDAWYYLRRAGEHLSVGIREEAEPVERRVRKMLGREEEVPPSGRERLQAELRRRAPRRVEVGGKKAMRRAQSGIRRYRGGSAE, encoded by the coding sequence ATGAACAAGCACTTCGAAGACGCTTGGTACTACCTCCGACGCGCGGGCGAACACCTCTCCGTGGGCATTCGAGAGGAAGCCGAACCGGTCGAACGCCGCGTTCGCAAGATGCTCGGGCGCGAGGAGGAGGTGCCCCCGTCCGGACGGGAGCGTCTGCAAGCCGAACTCCGCCGCCGGGCGCCGCGACGCGTCGAAGTCGGCGGGAAGAAGGCCATGCGCCGCGCCCAGAGCGGTATCCGACGCTACCGCGGCGGGTCCGCGGAGTAA
- a CDS encoding DUF7845 domain-containing protein produces MSHIAPHFHEVDMFLWFTDNGLSPYWALSNLCIGEFDGYRKITFEIGDEVWTARINYNPETGIAPRDSDPIESEKAYEYKIHAEGPDEQKADFVFSPRWDDQKKPDGDEMKRPWCGGEGVQAHVQGSNLTYDEYLFVLQSTLQAFADEAETDFSRRYFGRPRGDSNIVTTELYVRLMREYAKKLTRSTGIFYRIMHLLAEEKDSQFIYKGDNTNVVGKRHAFALDPFSSSKLVDDHSLGKRLKCYHPKYVRSKESRDDPLSSPKFGVAFHKSLNTTEGITGEYRSGGSAVKWRDRKQLLRELEETLINVLRWAGIPVDADPTAFVEDYHFQVEKSDRSIGHFGDPTPRLEAEQENLVITVLQDISPSARSVMEMLATDGGEAHYKDVADETGYSVSQVYRALEEIGEAVVNENGLVRFFSEKIRQEITAIVERIESSIEDGIGAVARLANVETRSSADSAIQRWMSRYGASFENIGDGEGKIRFDTVLSELKSHGVPTIDEVLEEGLLAWKRAGRNPRVFAELEFVAKEIIGRNRDDGTVGREITW; encoded by the coding sequence GTGAGCCACATCGCACCTCACTTCCACGAGGTCGACATGTTCCTGTGGTTCACCGACAACGGTCTCTCGCCGTACTGGGCGCTCTCGAATCTCTGTATTGGCGAGTTCGACGGTTACCGGAAGATCACCTTCGAGATTGGAGACGAAGTGTGGACCGCTCGGATCAACTACAACCCCGAGACGGGAATTGCACCCCGCGACTCTGACCCGATCGAGTCGGAGAAAGCGTACGAGTACAAGATCCACGCAGAAGGCCCGGACGAGCAGAAGGCTGATTTCGTCTTCTCGCCTCGGTGGGACGACCAGAAGAAGCCCGACGGTGACGAGATGAAACGCCCTTGGTGCGGTGGCGAAGGCGTTCAGGCCCACGTGCAGGGCTCGAACCTCACGTACGACGAGTACCTCTTCGTCCTGCAGTCCACGCTCCAAGCGTTCGCTGACGAAGCAGAGACGGACTTCTCTCGACGATACTTCGGTCGCCCCCGAGGAGACTCGAACATCGTCACGACCGAACTGTACGTCCGCCTCATGCGTGAGTACGCGAAGAAGCTCACCCGTTCGACGGGCATCTTCTATCGGATTATGCACCTCCTCGCAGAGGAGAAGGACTCACAGTTCATCTACAAGGGCGACAATACCAACGTCGTCGGCAAGCGCCACGCATTCGCCCTTGACCCGTTCTCGTCGTCGAAACTCGTCGACGATCACTCGCTCGGGAAGCGTCTGAAGTGCTATCACCCAAAGTACGTCCGCTCGAAGGAGAGTCGAGACGACCCACTCTCCTCACCGAAGTTCGGCGTTGCGTTCCACAAGTCGCTCAACACAACGGAGGGAATTACTGGAGAGTACCGTTCTGGTGGTTCTGCTGTGAAGTGGCGTGACCGTAAGCAGTTACTCCGCGAACTCGAGGAGACGTTGATCAACGTCCTTCGGTGGGCGGGCATTCCAGTCGACGCCGATCCGACTGCGTTCGTCGAGGACTATCACTTCCAGGTTGAGAAGTCCGACCGCTCCATTGGTCACTTTGGTGACCCGACGCCTCGACTGGAGGCCGAACAGGAGAATCTCGTGATAACGGTACTTCAGGACATCTCTCCGAGTGCACGGTCGGTGATGGAGATGCTCGCCACCGATGGTGGTGAAGCTCACTACAAGGACGTCGCAGACGAGACGGGATACTCCGTCTCTCAAGTCTACCGCGCTCTGGAGGAGATCGGCGAGGCGGTCGTGAACGAAAACGGGCTCGTTCGGTTCTTCTCGGAGAAGATCCGTCAGGAGATCACCGCCATCGTCGAACGAATCGAGTCCTCCATCGAGGACGGCATCGGCGCAGTCGCGCGGCTCGCGAACGTTGAGACGCGTTCATCTGCCGACTCCGCCATCCAACGCTGGATGTCGAGGTACGGGGCGTCGTTCGAGAACATCGGTGACGGTGAGGGGAAGATTCGCTTCGACACCGTCCTGTCGGAGTTGAAGTCGCACGGAGTACCTACCATCGACGAAGTCCTTGAGGAGGGACTTCTCGCATGGAAGCGTGCTGGGCGTAACCCGCGCGTCTTCGCCGAGCTGGAGTTCGTCGCAAAGGAGATCATCGGACGAAACCGAGACGACGGTACTGTGGGGCGAGAAATCACCTGGTAG
- a CDS encoding HNH endonuclease: MNCRIPRTDATLDVHHIVPRGQGGSDRFSNLVALCRQCHDAAHGKAMAPVVRWYSNGQMDSVEFEAYRHLWKTIDWVRFNEEGRFWYIPLGDIGRFVDEPLIEDRERMPFGKQSR, encoded by the coding sequence ATGAACTGTCGTATTCCGAGAACTGATGCTACCCTCGATGTCCACCACATCGTGCCTCGTGGACAGGGAGGATCAGATCGATTCTCGAATCTGGTCGCGCTTTGCAGACAGTGTCACGATGCCGCGCACGGCAAGGCGATGGCTCCCGTGGTTAGATGGTACAGCAATGGTCAAATGGATTCCGTTGAGTTCGAGGCCTACCGCCATCTGTGGAAGACGATCGACTGGGTACGCTTCAATGAGGAAGGGCGATTCTGGTATATCCCCTTAGGGGACATTGGGCGGTTCGTTGACGAACCGCTCATAGAGGATAGGGAACGGATGCCCTTCGGTAAGCAGAGTAGATAG
- a CDS encoding type B DNA-directed DNA polymerase has product MTYKIDYRDGTVLEWSLTDDGTTVTRNDSYTPTIYVSVHGGDLTEAAAYLRNHPQVEATQQVEEQVGFRHDPTTVLRVDVADLDAVTNVANEVRGWGSPGDYRLYNVDFSREYRYCLEAGVDPTPTQRPSVLRLAVDEAELASPPITEIKVGDKLLSGVPDDVLTGVREQIQEDDPDVLQVSSSELIPRLFEQADQYDISEFALGRLPGYQTLAGESTYESYGQVGHSPARYNVPGRVIIDESNTFFWDQTNLDGCLDLVSRSHKPLQELAWSSIGNVLTAIQIREARSRGVLVPWHSWRHEQFKTMRQLHAADRGGFTFTPEVGLHEDVHELDFSSLFPNIIVTRNVSPDKIRCDCHADRDDVPGLGYSICDERGYLPDVLEPLIADRDAIKEELEDTKDPDRQAALEGQSNAIKWILVSCFGYQGFSNAKFGRIECHEAINAFAREILLDSKAVFEANGWRVVHGIVDSIWVTPVDGAEQTPLDELAAQITEDVGIRLEYEAEYDWIAFVPRADSDAGALTKYFGKVAGVDEYKYRGIECRQRSTPTYIEDAQRELIEALDETRDPEAVCERLRTMIDRLERGAIDPTRLVVNNRVSKSLDEYTQNTRNVAALKRADGKGLTRRPGQNVSYVVVDDEKSSRDRVVLKSEEPSEYDGPFYRDQLIQAAESILSPIGWHERRIERYLSSHTECSLESFS; this is encoded by the coding sequence ATGACCTACAAGATCGACTACCGAGATGGCACAGTACTCGAATGGTCGCTCACCGACGACGGAACGACGGTGACACGCAACGACTCGTACACGCCGACGATATACGTCTCCGTCCACGGTGGCGACCTCACAGAAGCCGCAGCATACCTTCGCAACCACCCTCAAGTTGAGGCGACGCAGCAGGTCGAAGAACAGGTTGGCTTTCGGCACGACCCGACGACGGTCTTGCGCGTCGATGTCGCGGACCTCGATGCTGTGACGAACGTCGCCAACGAGGTCAGAGGGTGGGGATCACCCGGCGACTACCGCCTCTACAACGTCGACTTCTCCCGAGAGTACCGATACTGTCTGGAGGCGGGCGTCGACCCGACGCCAACGCAGCGACCCTCGGTTCTCCGTCTCGCCGTAGACGAAGCCGAACTCGCCTCACCCCCGATAACGGAGATAAAAGTCGGAGATAAACTACTGTCGGGCGTCCCGGATGACGTGCTGACGGGGGTACGCGAGCAGATTCAGGAAGACGACCCTGATGTCCTGCAAGTATCGTCGAGTGAGCTGATACCCCGGCTGTTCGAACAGGCCGACCAGTACGATATCTCGGAGTTCGCACTCGGGAGGCTCCCCGGCTATCAGACGCTCGCCGGCGAGTCTACGTACGAGAGTTACGGACAGGTCGGTCACTCGCCTGCCCGCTACAATGTCCCGGGTCGGGTCATCATCGACGAGTCGAATACGTTCTTTTGGGACCAGACGAACTTGGACGGCTGTCTCGACCTCGTCTCTCGGTCGCACAAGCCGCTCCAAGAGTTGGCGTGGTCCTCGATCGGCAACGTTCTGACGGCCATCCAAATACGAGAGGCACGGTCTCGCGGCGTGCTCGTCCCGTGGCACTCGTGGCGGCACGAGCAGTTCAAGACGATGCGACAACTCCATGCGGCCGACCGAGGTGGGTTCACGTTCACTCCGGAGGTTGGGTTGCACGAGGATGTCCACGAACTGGACTTCTCCTCGCTCTTCCCGAATATCATCGTCACTCGAAACGTGAGCCCAGACAAGATTCGGTGTGACTGTCACGCCGACCGCGACGATGTCCCCGGACTGGGGTACTCCATCTGTGACGAACGAGGGTATCTCCCCGACGTTCTCGAACCGCTCATCGCCGATCGTGATGCTATCAAGGAGGAACTAGAGGACACTAAGGACCCCGACCGGCAGGCCGCCCTCGAAGGCCAGTCGAACGCCATCAAGTGGATACTCGTCTCGTGTTTCGGGTATCAGGGATTCTCCAACGCGAAGTTCGGCCGAATCGAGTGCCACGAGGCGATCAACGCCTTCGCGCGCGAAATCCTTCTCGATAGCAAGGCCGTCTTCGAGGCGAACGGGTGGCGTGTCGTCCACGGAATTGTCGACAGCATCTGGGTAACCCCCGTCGACGGCGCGGAACAGACGCCGCTTGACGAACTTGCAGCCCAGATCACTGAGGACGTGGGAATCCGCTTAGAGTACGAGGCCGAGTACGACTGGATTGCATTTGTTCCCCGTGCGGATTCCGACGCCGGTGCCCTCACGAAGTACTTCGGAAAGGTAGCCGGTGTTGATGAGTATAAGTATCGAGGTATCGAGTGCCGTCAACGAAGTACACCGACGTACATCGAGGATGCACAGCGGGAACTCATCGAGGCCCTAGACGAAACCCGCGACCCGGAAGCGGTGTGTGAGCGACTCCGCACGATGATCGATCGCCTCGAACGTGGGGCCATTGACCCGACGCGACTGGTCGTGAACAATCGTGTCTCGAAGTCGCTTGACGAGTACACGCAGAACACCCGGAACGTCGCCGCCTTGAAACGCGCCGACGGAAAGGGACTCACCCGACGCCCAGGCCAGAACGTGTCGTACGTCGTCGTCGACGACGAGAAGTCGTCTCGAGACCGTGTCGTCCTCAAGAGCGAAGAGCCCTCGGAGTACGACGGGCCGTTCTACCGCGATCAACTGATACAGGCAGCAGAAAGCATCCTATCGCCGATTGGATGGCACGAACGACGGATTGAGCGCTATCTGAGTTCACACACCGAGTGTAGTTTAGAGTCGTTCAGTTGA
- a CDS encoding P-loop NTPase family protein: MTRRTIPELPTLDTGVTLLEMEDRASGALHSLVLDHILLESGSAVWIDSRGNGTTQPMAELAPSMRVLNRVHIARAFTPWQHYSLIDDIPAELPDDVELVVLPDVDAFYRADDLGSQEADQMLTAALRRVVRLAVDYDLPVLVTRTTDDAFSEPVADVSTTVLQCEQTAFGPRFSGDEFETLVYPVEDGLVQTTFAFWRRVLSSRHAVFDEIETPAPMEVQIGGPN; the protein is encoded by the coding sequence ATGACGCGTCGAACGATACCAGAACTACCGACTCTCGACACAGGCGTGACGCTCCTCGAAATGGAAGACCGAGCATCGGGTGCGCTGCATTCGCTCGTCCTTGACCATATCCTATTAGAGAGCGGGTCGGCCGTTTGGATCGATTCGCGTGGAAACGGCACGACTCAGCCTATGGCCGAACTCGCGCCGAGCATGCGCGTTCTCAACCGAGTGCATATTGCGCGGGCGTTCACTCCGTGGCAGCACTACAGTCTGATCGATGATATCCCCGCTGAACTTCCTGACGACGTCGAACTCGTAGTCCTTCCTGATGTTGACGCGTTCTATCGTGCTGACGACCTCGGATCCCAGGAGGCCGACCAGATGCTAACGGCGGCACTTCGTCGCGTCGTCCGACTGGCCGTGGACTACGACCTCCCCGTACTGGTTACACGGACGACCGACGACGCCTTTTCGGAACCCGTCGCGGACGTGTCGACAACGGTCCTCCAATGTGAGCAGACAGCCTTCGGCCCGCGATTCAGCGGTGACGAGTTCGAGACACTAGTCTATCCGGTCGAGGATGGCCTCGTGCAGACGACGTTCGCGTTCTGGCGGCGTGTCCTCTCATCCCGCCATGCTGTCTTCGACGAGATCGAGACGCCGGCCCCGATGGAGGTGCAGATCGGTGGGCCGAACTAA
- a CDS encoding Cdc6/Cdc18 family protein yields MITDARVLQPEFTPKEVEHRNQEVNVLSNALKPIMHKEPGETSLLLGPSGAGKTCIARFTTERLRENVLNINSQYINCWQDYTRFRVLYRVLDGIGKTVDIHRRSTPTDELLNRLRNYDGPHYVVILDEVDQLEDKSVLYDLYETRGITAILITNREEDLFSYLDDRLSSRFQSCVRINFDKYHLDELVSILEARTRWGLTEDAIGKPQLALIADAAAGDARIAIGILRNAARQAQQAGQDHITSNIVEDAVPDGRAEVRRKAVEKLRQHQRVLFEILEEEGETNPGELYDEYCRRVDNPKTKRTVRNYLQKMEHYRLVVADGEKRARTYRPRTDLS; encoded by the coding sequence ATGATTACAGATGCTCGCGTCCTCCAACCGGAATTCACACCGAAGGAGGTTGAGCATCGAAACCAGGAGGTGAACGTCCTCTCGAACGCCCTCAAGCCCATTATGCACAAAGAGCCAGGCGAGACATCCCTGCTTCTCGGTCCATCGGGTGCAGGAAAGACGTGTATCGCCCGGTTTACGACCGAACGCCTTCGGGAGAACGTCCTCAACATCAACTCGCAGTACATCAACTGCTGGCAAGACTACACGCGATTCCGAGTCCTCTACCGCGTCCTGGACGGTATCGGAAAGACGGTCGACATCCACCGGCGGTCGACCCCGACAGATGAACTCCTGAATCGCCTCCGGAACTACGACGGTCCCCACTACGTCGTCATCCTTGACGAAGTCGACCAGCTCGAAGATAAGAGCGTCCTCTACGATCTATACGAAACGCGGGGCATCACGGCGATTCTTATCACGAATCGCGAGGAAGACCTATTCTCATATCTCGATGACCGACTAAGTAGCCGTTTCCAGAGTTGCGTCCGCATCAACTTCGACAAGTACCATCTCGATGAACTGGTTTCGATACTGGAGGCGCGAACCCGGTGGGGGTTAACGGAAGACGCTATCGGAAAGCCTCAATTGGCGCTTATCGCTGATGCCGCAGCAGGGGACGCACGCATTGCTATCGGAATACTTCGCAACGCTGCCCGGCAAGCACAACAGGCTGGGCAGGATCACATCACGAGCAATATCGTCGAGGATGCAGTCCCCGACGGACGGGCCGAGGTTCGTCGCAAGGCGGTCGAGAAATTACGGCAGCATCAGCGCGTCCTCTTCGAGATTCTGGAGGAAGAAGGGGAGACGAATCCGGGCGAACTCTACGACGAGTACTGCCGGCGCGTCGACAACCCGAAGACGAAGCGGACGGTCCGAAACTACTTGCAAAAGATGGAGCATTACCGCCTCGTCGTTGCCGACGGAGAGAAGCGCGCCCGGACGTACCGCCCTCGAACGGACCTCTCCTAA